TCTAGCCTAAACTAAATCAAAACACTTGGTACTGGTGGCAAATAGGTTAAAAAGGGTGTACTAGCCGGCCCACTCTTGTCAATTTCGTTTTCATGACATAGCATTCAAAACAAGATCCCAAATAAGTTTACTGCAAACTAATTCTGATTTGTCCATATATCCCAAATAAGTTTACTGCAAACTAATTCTGATTTGTCCATATATATATTGCTTTCATTCCCTTATACTTACATAATGCATATATTTAATAAACTATTCATAtattaaatacaattaaaattGCTCCATGAGATGCCAAAACTAAAGACAAAGTGGAACTCTTCCCACAAGGACATATTGTTTGGTCACTTTTATTTTATGTACCGTTTGTTCTCCTGTTTTTTCCCGGTTTCCCACCATCATTCTTCCTCTCTTTtcttgtttgaactttgaatatgtccataagtaaaataaaaacacGTCGACATGCACTCGTACTTAATTATTCTGGATTTTGTTTTTCATATTATTTGGTTTAGGAACATGTGTGTTACTAGATCTCTTATATATCTTTCACAGAAAAGTAGAAGGTTCATAAATTTGGTACAAAAATAACAAATTGTGTTCTGATTAACGAGGGTCGAGGGTCATGTACGAACCTGCATAGTGAGAGAGTAAAAATAGTATATGAAGAACGACTGTTGAGCCTCTTTAAAAGGAGAGGAGGGACATGATAACTGAGAGGTGCGCAGTATGATTCTTTCCTCATTATGTCCGCATGGCTCTCGGTGGATAGGGACAGTAACGTGGGGGTGGCCATGGTTATTTTTATACTAGGGGCATTGGGGCAGTATAACAGTATCATTTGATAAAGTTTAGATTGATAAGAGAGATAGAGATCTCACTTCCCAAATAGTGTTTCATTCTATGTTCCAATTAACGAAATAATGTCATGTAAGTCAAAACAATGCATTATTATGACATTTATATCATAATTACATGAGTGTTTTTAATTAACATGACACAATATAATTATATTGGTGGGACAAGGAATGAAACACCATTTGAGAACCTAAGATCTTAAAAATGCTTCAAGCAATCTATTTGAATCCAATAATGGCTACAAGTCGGTGGAGGAGCTAGGAAAAAACATTTCGGGGGGCCGAAATAAGATttcaatatataaattaaaataaagggAAATGAAAGTATTGAACGGTGAAATGTCAGAATTGAAACCtggtgaaggaactaatttactaacaataattaacaactaacatttgtctataaaaaaaacataaatatatttGTTTGTTTCTTGCAGACCCAATTCTATCGTCTGCTAGGGTTTTCAATATGTCTCCCACCAAGGCGCGGCGGCGGTGGATCCTTCTTCATCCCGCCGTCGCGCCGCCATCTCTATAGCTGGTCCTCTCTCGTTTACCCTGAGTCTCTTCTCAGATTTCGTCTTTCTTGCTGGTCTGGTCCTCTTTCGTTTCATCTCTCTCATTTGCACGGATCTGTTGTTCTCTCCCTTTGCCGGCGCCACCATTTGTTGTCCCCTTCGCCACCTCCTCTGGTTGTGCCCATCTTTTCTGTTGCCGATTCGCCGCTGGGTCGTTGTTGGGTTCATGTTTTTCGTCCTTGCCAAATCTCCTGCTTCCGTCCTCTTCTGGTTTCATGGGTCGTGCTTCTCTAGCAGATCCGCCTAGGTTTGTGGCTTCGCCCGCACCAGAGCTGTGTTTGTGGGTAGTTCTCTAATCTACCTCTAGGTCCTTGTTGGGTTCATCGTTTCGTCTCTCATGTAGGTCCAAGGATGACGGCAGGTCCGACGGCAGCTGGTTTTGCTCTTGGGTCTTGCCAAGTTGAGTGTTGTCCTTCAAATCTGCTTGGTACCCTTTTTGTTGTTGGGTGTGTTTGTTATGCGCGGTGTGAGGATGCTTTGCGGGGTTGAGTTGAAGTTGAGGTGTTCCCGCTTGGTTGAGCTTGTGTTGTTTCTCAGTGTGTTGCAACTGAGGTGTTCCCTTTTGGTTGAGCCTATATTGCTTATCATCTCCTAAGTTGCTGCTGAGGAGTTCCGTTTTGGTTGAGCCTATGTTGCTTTTCAGTTCCTGAGTTACAGCTGAGATGTTCCCGTTTGGTTGAGCCTGTGCTCTTTTCGTTTCGTGGGGTTTTCCCATGTTCGCTTTTTGTGGGTTTTGCTTGGTCGGGGTCGCTTTGAAGGGTTGTTATGCAACTGCCGCTTCCATTGAGGTCAAGTTGCTGGTGGGTGCTTTGGGTCCCTGTTTCTGGTGGTTTTACATGGCTTGATAGGATCCATTTTTGGTTGAACTTGTTGCCGTTTGTCGCTGCTGAAGGGGGCCTTTCACGGTGGTTGGCAgattgactttttttttaaaggtttTTTTGGGTGGTGTTTGGATTGAAGCTTTTGTTGGTAGAGTTTTTGGTTGTTGGGATCTTGTATGGTGTTTGATGGGTCTTTTCGGGGCTTTTTGATTCTTCAGGTTTAATCTTCGTGGTTGGTTTTTGTTCAATCTATGTTATAGATTGCGACTTGTTGGGATTTTgtactttataatctttatcaAGATTGTGcctttatctatatatattattttgcttttaaaaaaaacataaattaaaatattttttattagtaaTACACACAAATGTTcataaataaaatcaaatattaaattaattcatataatatgaatattaaaaatttattataagttaggttaatattttaaaaagggTTAATCCTCATATTAATCTATGTCTTTGAGTCACCGTCTGAACTAAGTCCCGCTCCgtgctccggcgaggacctgctccaaacACTTTACAAATGAGAGGAtccttttttgtattttttccgGGGAGTGACTTATAGTTCAAACGGGGACTCAAAGACATAGACTAATATGAAGATTAACCCTTTTAACAACTTGCTTCTCAATTTTGTATTCTCTCCATATATATCTTCGTCATTTaacaatttttatttgattttattattctacaatttttctcttgaaaaaagGATTTATTCTTTTATGATTGTTTTTATGGAGAAATTTATCGCACTTGTACATAGATaatggcttaaaagcatttttagTCCCCATGAAATGCTAAAATGCAAAAAAAGTCCTTAAACTTTGAAAATATCATTCCTAGTCCCCAACGTTACCCTCCGTTAACATTTTCGGTCCCCTTTCATTTTTCATCCAAAAAGTAACGTTTTctggaaaacccagaaaaaattcACATCTTCATCAGTGTCTCCAGAAAACCCAGAATAAAATATATCATCTTTCATCCCCATAGTCTTCATCTGCATTCTTCCATAATCAGTACaaacaaattcaaaataaaaaacataaatgtTGGGAAAAGCCACCACCTTGTTTCTTGACCAGATCAACAATTAATTTTCATGGTCGCACCGTCCGCGCGAATGAACGAGTCAGCATATAAGGAGAAAAAGCAAAACCCCAATATGCAAAAACCATCCATAACAATGAATCGAAGAATAAATTCATAAAATTAGGAACACAAAGAGTTAGAGAAGACTTTGCAAGTTTCAATTGGACAAATTCCAAAAACGATTTGATTCatcaagaaaagaaaataaaagggaGATTTAAGCCAAAATGAAAATGGGGAGAaacagaaggagaaggaggtcGGACGGGACGTGAGGAAGATAAAACTTATGATCTTGTGATAGGACATAATCAGAAATGGGTTTTCTCTCAATCTGGGTTCCCTCACCTCCAAACTCTTCCAAAGATTCGACCTTTGAGTTGTTGAGGGCCACAAGATCTACTCATtcacatgaagaagaagaaggtgcaTGGCCTGCCAAAGAGAGAGGCAGAGACAGAGCAAGGTCCGAAGAAAGATCAGGAACATTGTTGTGAGAGAGAGCATAGATTCAGGTGAGACgaagggaagaagatgaagaaagggggagaagatgaagatggatgGAGGTGAtaaaatttttattatttattattttttaattaattttgtaaattaaaggcttaaaagcatttttagTCCCCACAAAATGCTAAAGTATAATACCATTGGAGggggttcgaaccctataacTGTGGATAATAATGCTAGGTAAGAGAATAATAATGTAAAACTATTTCTCAAAATACCATTGGAGggggttcgaaccctataacTGTGGTTTGCACCTTAAgtatataattaatttatataaatttttttatattatatacacCATATAAGAATTTATTTTAAGGTTTGGGGGCCATCGGCCTGTCCAAAATTTTTTTGGCCGACCGAACCCGACCGGCCCGTGGCAAAAAAAAGGCTTTTCGGGCGGGCCGGGTCGGTTATCGGGTCTGGCAATTTAAAAAAACCGGTTTTAACCGGTCTGGTTCGGTCGGGGTCGGTCTGGGTTCTAAACCGACCGACCCGACCGATtagggataaaaaaaaaaaggaggttCCAGCGGCCCAGCCCATTGTGTGTGGTGAGGGGAGGGAAAAAAAAGGCTTCAGCAAACCCTAGCCCATTACCCCACCCACATAAATACTCTAAACCTAGTTCCCTCACCCTCCCAAACCCGCCGtcccaacctctctctctctctcaacctCTAAACTctcattctcttcttctctcaacttctgctctctctctctcagaccagccgccgccaccaccacccttctcctcatCCTCTGCGCCGCCATCCACTGCGCCGCCACCACGCTTCTCCTCATCCtcccgccaccacccttctcctcctcctccactcTGCCGCCACTTCGACATCTCCATCACACATCTCAGAATCTCCTCACACATCTCAAACCCTAGCCACTCCACCACCACAGTGCACCTGCATGCTTCATCCTCCATGCTTCTCTAATCCGAAATAGTCTGTTCATCTTCGTTACCATCGATTCTGATGTGAAATCGCAAGGACGAAGTGAACAATCTATTTCGCATGAGGAAAGCAATGGAATCGTTCTCTCCGGATCTGATCTGACATCGATTTTGTTCTTGGTTTGGTTTATGTTCATCTTACTGAAAAATTAGGGTTCTGACTATGTTCATCTTACTGAAAGTAGGGTTCTATGTTCATGAAATTAGGGTCTCTGCAAAACCTGTGTAACCGACCCGACCCGCCCGTTACCCGACCAACCCgaaaccgatccaaaccgacACATCTCATGGTCGGTTACGGGCCCAGTCTTATGCCATGCGGGTTCGGTCGGTGGAGCTTTTTGGGCCCGAAACCGACCGAACCCGACCGGTGGACACCCCTAGGCCATGACACTCCTCTGTCCCTACTATGTTCCGCCACTTGCACAACTACCATGCAAACTTTCGGACAAGTTCCATTGTTGAACTTAATTGGGGAGTTTTAACTATGTTTAGACTCAAAATAGTAGAATGAGTTGTCCAGTTGTCCTTACCTTTAGGTCATGCACCTTCTAATGGAATGTGGAACACTGCTATCTACTCTTTGAGACAATAAATGGGTGAGAATATATAATAATGAAAGTTAATAAGCTTGCTCAGTAAACAAGTGCTATATGTTTAAACCTTCCATCCaaattaaattactaaaaacaATTCTGAAATGTTGGCTAGACAAATGAGAAAAATTGTTGATATGTTTGGAGCACCTCCATATGGTCTCAAGTGGTCAATTTGAATCAAATTCAACCTCCAGCCCGACTTGTGGGGTTATCTCGAAATGAGCCTATAGAGGTGGCTCGAAATCAACCTCAAATGGACAATGCTGAATCTATCATGGTGAATAGGAAACAAAATATTGATATTGATCCGTTATAGAGCTATAGAAATTTGGAGAGCTATACTCAATCACAAAAATTAGCTTAAGAGTAAGGTTTGCACTACTACCCTTATAAatgctatctatgctctatcacTTGTCAATGTAAAACTTCTAACTTCTAACACACTCCCTCACGTCCATGACTGAACAACCTAGAACGTGGAATCAACAACAACGAGTGCCCCAAATAtgagaggtctccacaacaacaAATAGATCTAGGacagactctgataccatattagaattaggtAGGCctaataccatattagaattagggagacctaactcaacccaaaagctagctcaagagttgaggtttccactacccttataaagactatctatgctctatctttAGCCAATGTAGGACTTCTAACACATCCTTTCACGTtcaggactgaacaacctggaacgtgaAATAAAAAACAATGGGTGCCCCAAATAtgagaggtctccacaacaacaAATTGATttaggatagactctgataccatattagaaatttggaggcctatactcaaccacaaaagcaagctcgagagttgaggtttgcactaccctttaTAAAGGCTATATATGccctatctctagccaatgtagGACTTCTAACAAGAGGATAAGACAAAATAACACAGGGACATCAAAACATCACCCAAGTGGTTGAACAAGTACTTACTGGGCATGTATTTGATATACGGTTTACAAACCAAGCTTATTTAGTTCTAGCCTTTCTTGAAAACATTTTACACTCTGATTTTCTTGGAGTTTGGAAAGTGCTTAAGTTCACTAAATTTAGTGGTATCAAATCGAATGTGGGGACTTAGCCATTGATGGAAACGTAAAAGTGAATGTTTTCTCTAGTTCTTTacccaaaaaataattttacttgATTTACAACATTTCCACATGATTCAATTCATAAGTGAATACCAACTCTAAGTggaaatttcatgaaatattctTTCTAGGTGTAGCCAAGGTGAGCTTAGTGGATGTAGTGAAATCAAGATGCTTTACAAAAGTGTCCAAACATGAGCTAGTTCGAATGGCAGCAAGAGGTCAAGATTATTCCATTCAAAAGAAGCTCATAAACAAACAATACTGAGATATGGCACAACATGGTGAAAAAATTTAATCTCTATAAAAATTGAAGGTTCGAAACAAACCTTCAAGAAATATCCTTGAAAGGATAAAATTGCCTTTATTCCTAATGGAATGTTTTAGTGATGATGAGAATGAAGCCTTTAAGAACCTTACTAGGTTTTGATGATGGATGTTGTTCAAGGTGTCTCCTGCATAGGAATGGCAGGTCTTTAAAAGAATTGGAGAAACTCCTGCATAGAAATGGCAGGTCTTGAAAAAAATTTCCGTCCTTACCATATCTGGTCTTTTTTTATGGCTGTCAATTTGAGAACAAATTTGTGGCAGATGAATTGAATTATGACAAGGTTGAAATGGAAGATTTGCATCAATAATTTCTCAAGTCCTTGACCAATGAACAACATGATATATACAAATCAATTATGAGGGCGATATTAGGTAAATctggaggttttttttttcctatacgGATTTGGAGGTACTGGTAAAACTTTCTTGTGGAATACTTTGTCGGCTACAGTTAGAGCTCAAGGCTTGATTGTGTTAAATGTTGCTTCAAGTGGTATTGCTTCTTTACTTCTACCTGGGGGAAGGACCGCACACTCTAGATTTTCTATTCCAATATCTATAAAAGAGACTTCAACTTGCAATGTCCCGCAAGGCTCTTTGAAAGCTGAGTTGCTGGAGAAAACAAGTTTAATAATATGGGACGAAGCACCAATGCTGAACCGTTTTTGTTTTGAAGCATTGGACCGCACCTTAAATGACATAATGAAGTCACACACAAATGTTCAAAGTGGCATGCCTTTTGGTGGTAAGGTTGTTGTTTTGGAGGGAGATTTTAGACAAATTCTGTCGGTTATTCAGAAAGGTAGTCGATGTGATATTGTTGATGCCACAATTAATTCATCATACATGTGGAAGCAGTGTCATGTTTTTAAACTGACCAAAAATATGAGGCTCCAATGTGCTAATTCTGTTGATGAAAATAATGAAATCAACAAGTTTGCTGATTGGCTATTGGACATTGGTGATGGAAATTTGAATAGAACCGATGATGGGGATTCTACTATTCAGATACCTGACGACCTTCTTATTCTTGATTCAGTCAATCCAATTCAAAGTTTAATGGACTTGGCTTACCCTTCTATGTTGCAaaatttgaatcaaaataattacaatttttttgaaGAAAGGGCTATTTTGGCTCCTACTTTAGAAAGTGTGGAAGTTATTAACAATGAAATGCTCTGTCAAATCCCAGGGGAGGTAAAAGAATATTTGAGTTGTGATACTACTTGCAGGTCAGATGAAGACTCCGAGGTTGAAGCTGAATGGTTCACAAGTGAGTTCCTCAACAATATTAAATGTTCAGGTATACCAAATCACAAGCTGATTTTGAAAGTAGGTGTTCCGATTATGTTATTGCGTAATATTGACCAAGCCGGTGGACTATGTAACAGGACAAGAATGATTGTCAAAGACTTGGGAAAAATGTTATTGTTGCCAATGTTGTGTCTGGAAAACAGTTAGGTGAGAAAGTTCTTATATCTAGAATGGATTGAGTACCTACTGATTCCGGTTTGCCGTTTAAATTTGTCCGAAGACAATTCTCAATATcattatgctttgctatgacaattaacaaaagtcaaggcCAGACCCTTTCTCATGTTGGATTATATTTTCCTAAACCAGTGTTTACTCATGGGCAGTTATATGTTGCTCTTTCAAGAGTCAAGTCAAGGAAAGGTTTAAAAATCTTGATTTTAGATGAAGATGGATCAATCTCTAGGTTGACAAGGAATGTAGTATACAAAGAGGTTTTTGATAAACTTTAGTCAAGCCTAATCTCAAACTTTGGGTAAGTGAGTTTTAATTATTTATGCATACTTCATTACATGTATAATACTTAGCCTACCAGTGTTATGGTACTGTATTTTCACAACCCAGTTGAaatacttttatatatattaaatattggTTACGCAAACTTAATTAGAACTGGAGTACAGACCTTTGAATTATAAATGTTGGACGTGAAAATGCATTGTGTTATAGGACATCAACTTTTTCGTATGATATATTTTGTATCCGATATATTTTGCACAGAACAACatataatgtatttaatgtaaatgtAAAAGCTGAATTTAGTATGTTTTAGTCTTAATGTCCATAGCAGATATATTGGATATGTTACTGCTAAAGTTGATTATTTGTACAAATCTTATTCGAaggtattttaattttaatttcatgttgTAGTACATTTAagaaacatattttattttttgttgtgtCCTAATATACTTGTGCTTAGAATGAAAATACTAATAGCTTGTGATATTATTATCCCGGTTCTTTGGCTGTGTCAGACAAGATTTCAACGGCTGAACAGTAAAATGATAGCTTTATTATTCAGAAACATCGGTTTTCACCATAGCACAAACCTCTGACAACACGTTTAGTAACAactttaggctatgtttggttagGTGAAAGGAAAGTgggaggaaagaaaacacggaaaccGATGGATGAATTAAGACTATACCTTAGTCTTAATTCACTCCTCggtttccgtgttttctttccttcctaTTTTCCTTCcacccaaccaaacaaagccttaACATAGGAATGGAAAAACTTATGCAAGGCTATAAAATTCGAAGATAGTAGTGATAAAAACATAATGCACACAAGAAGGGGGGTTGAATTGTGTGCacttaaaaacttggttttcAAAACGATTATAagtttgaaattatttttgcaATCGTTCTGTCAGGCGAGATCGTACGGTCCTGCttttgaaaagaatattagttcttgaaAACTTTTCgtaaactgtttagtgcagcggaaatatAATAAGAGTTAAGCAAACGATCAACacacacagagatttatactggttcaccctaaacgattgggctacgtccagtacttggctaCCAcaaagattttcactagcaagtttcaaggacttctccaatacaagtattagacatgacTTCTCTAAGTATTATCATgaacttctccaagtattctacaggactcatcccacaagtattatcacggacttctccaagtattctacatgACTCATCCCacgtattatcacggacttctccaagtattctacaggactcctcccacaagtattatcagggacttctccaagtattctacaggactcctcccaCGTATTATCAGGACgcctccttacaagtattattaGGACTTCTCCTAAAACAATCTTTTGCAAGATGTTTTTCTTCTACATGATCTCTTCTTAAAAGAGTGAGGTAGACAGTTCGGCTCAATTGAACTACAAAGTGTTTGGGACAGATTTGACTCTTAGAAAACTTTGTGTTCTAGATCTGGAGAGACTTAAGAGAGGATTTGACTCTTTTGGATCTGTGCTCTCTTTCTAAGATATAACTCTTAAGCTCAATACTTTGAGTGCTAAGTACTTGGAGAGGATTCGAAGATTGGTTCTCTATTACTTGGTTGAGAAGAAGAAGTGTTTGACTCTTAGCTTTTCTTCGAAGGATGAAGATCACTTGAAATGAAGGATGGCTGGAATGCTAAGTGATTTCTccattcttttcttctctttagCTACATTGTGCTGCACTCTCTCTCACACTTACAAGTCTTCAAGTCTTCCTTTTATATCTTAAAGGCTTCTAGTGGATAGTGATGTGTTGGCACATTGAGAGCCTTTCAATTTTCTAACTGTTGCTCCAAAAGCTCTTTTCTTGAGCATTAAATATCTTGTACCTGCTCCCCTTGACTTTTTGCTCAAAGTggtactttctctctcttcctttttgtACTTTTATGACAACATTGTAATTCGTGCATTGTAGAGTGTGTAGAGATAGAAATCACGTGAGCTTCTTTGCTTCTTCTCTAAGCTGATTTGACAAGTCCCCTTTTTGATCAGAAgatattttcaatttgaattttCCCGGTTCGTTGTCCTGAACGGTAAGATGATGACAGTACCCATCGAACGGTAGTCATCGAACGAATGAAACTTTGCATAGTGTAGTCTGAACAGTCTAGCTCTTTCTTCGGACAGTTTGTGATGATGCCATGAAATATCTTTCACGCCTTTGCTTTGACTGTCTGGCTTAAGCTTTGACTTTCCTTCTCCTTGTCTGAACAGTTTAATGATGAGGCCGTGAAAATCCTTTCACGCTTTAACTTGAACTGTTTGGCGAGACTTGTCTTTGGCTTCATTTCTACTAGCTTGATCAGTTAACGACGATGATCCCATGGAAGTGCTTCCATGCTTATGACTTGAACTGTCTATCTCAAGCTTTAtcactctttcttcttcttcctcatttcaCAGTGGCTTCAGATGATGCACTGAAATTTCTTCCATGCTTTAGCTTGTCCTGTTTGGCTTGATCCTTGAACTCTTCTTCACCAAGTAGTCTAAGATATTTCCAAATATGAAGATGACGCTTAATCTGTAGACTTCGCAGCTTGCTCCGTTGGATAAACTTTCTTTGATCCTTTAGAAGGTCCTCTTGCTTTAGATTGTCTTCTTTCCTTAGATGGTCTTCTTTCCTCAGATGGTCTTCTTTCCTCAGATGGTCTTGTGACTAGACAAT
This portion of the Lotus japonicus ecotype B-129 chromosome 3, LjGifu_v1.2 genome encodes:
- the LOC130743879 gene encoding uncharacterized protein LOC130743879, with translation MRAILVRAQGLIVLNVASSGIASLLLPGGRTAHSRFSIPISIKETSTCNVPQGSLKAELLEKTSLIIWDEAPMLNRFCFEALDRTLNDIMKSHTNVQSGMPFGGKVVVLEGDFRQILSVIQKGSRCDIVDATINSSYMWKQCHVFKLTKNMRLQCANSVDENNEINKFADWLLDIGDGNLNRTDDGDSTIQIPDDLLILDSVNPIQSLMDLAYPSMLQNLNQNNYNFFEERAILAPTLESVEVINNEMLCQIPGEVKEYLSCDTTCRSDEDSEVEAEWFTSEFLNNIKCSGIPNHKLILKVGVPIMLLRNIDQAGGLCNRTRMIVKDLGKMLLLPMLCLENS